Proteins from a single region of Campylobacter sputorum:
- a CDS encoding phosphoribosyltransferase: MLYYTYEEFAKDVPAMARKIRNEFDPEVILAIARGGMTLGHSLSVALENRNLFALNSVHYDGKTKLDTIEIFNIPDLSKFKRVLISEDIIDSGESMVAVKKRLLEIYPHLEIKIATIYYKSKALLLPDFTVKEANEWVEFFWDIKI, from the coding sequence ATGCTTTATTATACATATGAAGAATTTGCAAAAGATGTACCCGCTATGGCAAGAAAGATCAGAAACGAGTTTGATCCAGAGGTGATTTTAGCTATAGCAAGAGGCGGTATGACGCTGGGACACTCACTTTCTGTTGCTTTAGAAAATAGAAATTTATTTGCCTTAAATTCGGTGCATTATGATGGTAAGACGAAATTAGATACCATTGAAATTTTTAATATCCCTGATTTAAGTAAATTTAAAAGAGTTTTGATATCTGAAGATATTATAGATAGTGGTGAAAGTATGGTAGCTGTAAAAAAGAGACTACTTGAAATTTATCCACATTTAGAGATAAAAATAGCAACAATTTACTATAAATCAAAAGCACTTTTGCTTCCAGATTTTACGGTCAAAGAAGCAAACGAATGGGTCGAGTTTTTTTGGGATATAAAAATTTAA
- a CDS encoding glycosyltransferase family 39 protein, translated as MFYCVSNLSISYDEARIFYVENSLLSHIVRFSCQIFGQNDYALRLPFLIFHFLSLILFYKISKHILKRKNDRYICVILFIFLPGILASAILVNEAGLVLLLTIFMIYLYQNNFLKSFYISMFICAFLSNSFMLFYVCVLMFGIYIKHRRISFLALFCFIVSISFFGFEIDGKPKGYLLDTIGIFAAVFSPFLFLYFIYTIYRIAIKEEDKNIVWFVSAGSFVICALFSIRQKLYLEDFLPFSIIALPLMVRVFFNSYRARLPKFRMKYKVATTFALFSLLFFSMLIVLNPILYTISFKDNPQKHFAYNYHIAKELSIFLKQNNFNNLYIKDKKMALRLKFYGINNDKKSIIFLEEQKYTSKNDEIVSKFKLYKVNTLISQYNVIKEK; from the coding sequence TTGTTTTATTGTGTTTCAAATTTGAGTATTAGTTACGATGAGGCAAGAATTTTTTATGTAGAAAATTCTTTATTGTCGCATATTGTGAGATTTAGTTGTCAAATTTTTGGACAAAATGATTATGCTTTAAGACTCCCGTTTTTAATTTTTCATTTTTTATCACTGATATTGTTTTATAAAATTTCAAAACATATACTAAAGAGAAAAAATGATAGATATATTTGCGTGATTTTATTTATATTTTTGCCTGGAATTTTAGCTAGTGCTATTTTGGTAAATGAAGCTGGATTAGTTCTTTTACTAACAATTTTTATGATATATTTATATCAAAATAATTTTTTAAAATCTTTTTATATTTCAATGTTTATTTGTGCGTTTTTATCAAATTCATTTATGCTTTTTTATGTATGTGTTTTGATGTTTGGTATCTACATAAAACATAGAAGAATTTCATTTTTAGCACTTTTTTGTTTTATAGTTTCTATATCTTTTTTTGGCTTTGAAATAGATGGAAAACCAAAAGGATATTTACTAGATACGATAGGAATTTTTGCTGCAGTTTTTTCGCCTTTTTTGTTTTTGTATTTTATATATACGATTTATAGAATAGCTATAAAAGAAGAAGATAAAAACATAGTTTGGTTTGTAAGTGCCGGTTCTTTTGTGATTTGTGCTTTGTTTTCTATAAGACAAAAACTTTATTTAGAAGATTTTTTGCCATTTAGTATTATTGCACTCCCGCTTATGGTAAGAGTTTTTTTTAATTCATACAGAGCAAGACTTCCTAAATTTAGAATGAAATACAAAGTTGCTACGACTTTTGCTCTTTTTTCTTTACTTTTTTTTAGCATGCTTATAGTTTTAAATCCTATTTTATATACAATAAGCTTTAAAGATAATCCTCAAAAACACTTTGCTTATAATTATCATATAGCAAAAGAACTATCAATTTTTCTTAAACAAAATAACTTTAATAATTTATATATTAAAGATAAAAAAATGGCATTAAGACTTAAATTTTATGGTATAAATAATGATAAAAAATCCATTATTTTTCTCGAAGAGCAAAAATATACTTCTAAAAACGATGAGATTGTTTCTAAATTTAAACTATATAAAGTAAATACTTTGATATCGCAGTATAATGTTATTAAAGAAAAATAA
- a CDS encoding prepilin-type N-terminal cleavage/methylation domain-containing protein — MKKAFSLIELVMVVVIVGIIAIVAVPRFQRDNLQEAADQILSHIRYTQQLAMLDNKFDPNDETWYKARWQIFFAKTKETGDEYSYTVFSDYIDKKSGFPNLEEIAQDFANPKKLLTGGYSGAIEFYDERVSKNLRIGKFFDIKDIKFKRLNGATRIVFDEIGRPYSAVQNSINSTDKILKEPCIITLIDNSGKNKSITVCNETGYAFILPPDVDIGDVEKYSDKICNDKK; from the coding sequence ATGAAAAAAGCTTTTTCTTTGATTGAACTTGTAATGGTTGTAGTCATAGTTGGTATAATTGCAATTGTTGCAGTACCTAGATTTCAAAGAGATAATCTGCAAGAAGCAGCCGATCAAATTCTTTCACATATTCGCTATACACAACAACTTGCAATGCTAGATAATAAATTTGATCCAAATGATGAGACTTGGTATAAAGCAAGATGGCAGATATTTTTTGCCAAAACAAAAGAAACTGGAGATGAATACTCTTATACAGTTTTTTCGGATTATATAGACAAAAAAAGCGGATTTCCAAATTTAGAAGAGATTGCACAAGATTTTGCAAATCCTAAAAAATTGCTTACTGGAGGATATAGTGGTGCAATTGAATTTTACGACGAAAGAGTAAGTAAAAATTTAAGAATTGGTAAATTTTTTGATATAAAAGATATAAAATTTAAAAGATTAAATGGTGCTACTAGAATAGTTTTTGATGAAATAGGAAGACCATATAGTGCAGTTCAAAATTCTATAAATTCTACTGATAAAATATTAAAAGAGCCTTGCATTATTACATTAATTGATAATAGTGGTAAAAATAAATCAATTACTGTGTGTAATGAAACGGGTTACGCTTTTATTTTACCACCAGATGTAGATATAGGAGATGTGGAGAAGTATTCTGATAAAATTTGCAATGATAAAAAATAA